A region from the Vibrio sp. SS-MA-C1-2 genome encodes:
- a CDS encoding toxin-antitoxin system YwqK family antitoxin: MKKTLPIAAAALLFSLSGATFAATPTSNTVDYLQSRNNVAYQVNTETPFTGTYAQKYDNGQPAVKTQFSAGHENGLSTSWYQNGQKSSEATYKNGVLDGTATQWYYNGQKAEQLTYNNGVLDGTATKWFENGQKEHVATFIDGKKDGVANIWFENGQKAVETVYQKGQYKTNTNWYANGNKRTEVKFNELDHKNGEVMKWYENGTKAAKVTIKDGKKVSRTVWAFEETTKS; encoded by the coding sequence ATGAAAAAAACACTTCCAATCGCAGCTGCTGCTCTACTTTTTTCTCTATCAGGTGCCACTTTTGCCGCGACTCCAACTTCAAATACAGTCGATTATCTTCAGTCTCGTAATAACGTTGCTTATCAAGTTAATACCGAGACACCATTTACCGGCACCTATGCACAAAAGTATGATAATGGACAACCTGCCGTTAAGACTCAATTTAGTGCAGGTCATGAGAATGGTTTATCAACATCTTGGTATCAAAATGGGCAAAAGTCATCTGAAGCAACCTATAAAAATGGGGTGTTAGATGGCACCGCAACTCAGTGGTATTACAATGGTCAAAAAGCAGAACAATTGACTTATAACAATGGTGTATTAGATGGTACAGCAACCAAGTGGTTCGAAAATGGCCAGAAAGAGCACGTTGCGACCTTTATTGATGGTAAAAAAGACGGCGTAGCCAATATCTGGTTCGAAAATGGACAAAAAGCGGTCGAGACTGTATATCAAAAAGGGCAGTACAAAACCAATACTAACTGGTATGCCAATGGTAACAAGCGTACAGAAGTTAAGTTTAACGAGTTAGACCATAAAAATGGTGAAGTGATGAAGTGGTATGAAAATGGCACTAAAGCCGCTAAAGTCACCATTAAAGATGGAAAAAAAGTCTCTCGCACAGTATGGGCTTTTGAAGAGACCACAAAAAGTTAA
- a CDS encoding formate dehydrogenase subunit alpha, with the protein MKITKRSPSASPEKSLYGVSRRNFIKNSAIAAGGVAGAGMLAPGMMKKAQAADETLDGVPTEIKRTICSHCSVGCGIYAEVQNGVWTGQEPAFDHPFNAGGHCAKGAALREHGHGEKRLKYPMKLEGGKWKKLSWDQALTEISEQALKIREESGPDSVFWLGSAKHNNEQAYLYRKMASLWGTNNVDHQARICHSTTVSGVANTWGYGAMTNSLNDMHNSKSILFIGSNPAEAHPVAMQHILIAKEKNGCKIVVADPRHTRTAAKADLHVSIRPGTDVSFVWGVLWHVFNNKWEDKEFIHQRVFGMDEIRTEVAKWTPAEVERVTGVPEKDVYQTAKLLSENRPGCIVWCMGGTQHHTGNMNTRAYCVLELALGNMGKEGGGANIFRGHDNVQGATDLGVLSNTLPGYYGLSDGAWKHWSKVWDLDFEWVANRFDQAKYRGKKPMNSVGIPVSRWADGVLEDPTKIDQKDNIRAMFYWGHAVNSQSRGVNIKKAMEKLDMMVIVDPYPTVAAIMNDRSDGIYLLPATTQFETYGSVTATNRSIQWRDQVIEPLFESKPDHEIMYLLTKKLGFADQLFKNIKVTDNKPQIEDLTREFNKGMWTIGYTGQSPERLKDHQKNWHTFHHTTLKAEGGVVNGETYGLPWPCWGTPELKHPGTHILYNPSIPVADGGGNFRTRFGVEFEGKSLLADGSYSKGCEIEDGYPEFSDKLLKQLGWWNDLTAEEKKAAEGKNWKTDVSGGIQRVAIKHGCIPYGNGKARAVVWTFPDRVPTHREPLYTPRRDLVAKYPTYDDSESIFRMPTLYKSIQQDDFSKEYPIILTTGRLVEYEGGGEESRSNSWLAELQQEMFVEVNPKDANDIGIKDGEMVWVESPEKARILVKAMVTRRVNSGLAFLPFHFGGHFQGKDLRAKYPEGTDPYVLGEAANTVTTYGYDPVTQMQETKVTLCKISKA; encoded by the coding sequence ATGAAGATAACAAAACGATCTCCGTCCGCATCACCAGAAAAATCTCTATATGGTGTAAGTCGACGTAATTTTATTAAGAATAGTGCGATTGCTGCTGGTGGCGTTGCCGGCGCGGGTATGCTTGCGCCAGGTATGATGAAGAAAGCCCAAGCAGCTGATGAAACGCTAGATGGTGTTCCAACGGAAATTAAAAGAACAATCTGTTCTCACTGTTCTGTTGGTTGTGGTATCTACGCCGAAGTTCAAAATGGTGTTTGGACAGGACAAGAGCCTGCATTTGATCACCCATTTAATGCTGGTGGACACTGTGCAAAAGGTGCTGCGTTACGTGAGCATGGTCATGGTGAGAAGCGTCTTAAGTATCCAATGAAGCTAGAAGGCGGAAAATGGAAGAAGCTTTCTTGGGATCAAGCGTTAACTGAGATCAGTGAACAAGCATTAAAAATCAGAGAGGAGTCAGGACCTGATTCTGTTTTCTGGTTAGGTTCTGCAAAACACAATAATGAACAAGCTTACCTTTACCGTAAGATGGCTTCATTATGGGGAACCAACAACGTTGACCACCAGGCTCGTATTTGTCACTCAACCACCGTATCTGGTGTAGCAAATACTTGGGGTTATGGTGCAATGACCAACTCCCTTAATGACATGCATAACAGTAAGTCAATCCTTTTTATTGGTTCAAACCCAGCAGAAGCTCATCCGGTTGCAATGCAGCACATTTTAATCGCTAAAGAGAAAAATGGTTGTAAGATTGTCGTGGCCGATCCACGTCATACTCGTACTGCAGCAAAAGCTGATCTTCATGTCTCTATTCGTCCAGGTACTGATGTCTCGTTTGTATGGGGTGTGTTATGGCACGTCTTCAATAATAAGTGGGAAGATAAAGAGTTTATCCACCAGCGTGTATTTGGTATGGATGAGATCCGTACCGAGGTAGCGAAGTGGACACCTGCTGAAGTTGAGCGTGTAACAGGCGTGCCTGAGAAGGATGTTTACCAGACAGCTAAATTACTTTCTGAAAATCGTCCAGGTTGTATCGTTTGGTGTATGGGTGGTACTCAGCACCATACGGGTAACATGAATACGCGTGCTTACTGTGTACTTGAACTTGCTTTAGGTAACATGGGTAAAGAGGGCGGCGGTGCTAACATTTTCCGTGGTCACGATAATGTACAGGGTGCAACGGATTTAGGTGTACTTTCAAATACGCTGCCAGGTTACTACGGTCTATCTGATGGAGCCTGGAAACACTGGTCAAAAGTTTGGGATTTAGATTTCGAATGGGTTGCTAACCGTTTCGACCAAGCTAAATATCGTGGCAAGAAGCCAATGAACAGCGTGGGTATTCCAGTATCTCGTTGGGCTGATGGTGTTCTTGAAGATCCAACCAAGATCGACCAGAAAGATAATATCCGTGCGATGTTCTATTGGGGGCATGCAGTTAACTCACAAAGTCGTGGTGTTAACATCAAAAAAGCGATGGAAAAATTGGATATGATGGTTATTGTTGACCCATACCCAACTGTTGCAGCGATTATGAATGATCGTAGCGATGGTATCTATCTACTTCCTGCCACAACCCAGTTCGAAACGTATGGTTCTGTTACGGCAACAAACCGTTCAATCCAGTGGCGTGACCAAGTTATTGAGCCGTTATTTGAATCGAAACCTGATCATGAAATCATGTACTTGTTAACGAAGAAGCTAGGTTTTGCTGATCAGTTATTCAAGAACATCAAAGTGACAGACAATAAGCCTCAAATTGAAGATCTAACCCGAGAATTCAATAAAGGTATGTGGACAATCGGTTATACCGGTCAAAGCCCTGAGCGCCTAAAAGATCACCAGAAAAATTGGCATACATTCCATCATACAACGCTTAAAGCAGAAGGTGGTGTTGTTAATGGTGAGACATATGGTCTTCCTTGGCCATGTTGGGGTACGCCAGAGCTTAAGCATCCAGGTACACATATTCTTTATAACCCATCAATTCCCGTTGCTGACGGTGGCGGTAACTTCCGTACTCGTTTCGGTGTTGAATTTGAAGGTAAGAGTCTGCTTGCTGATGGAAGCTATTCGAAAGGTTGTGAAATCGAAGATGGTTACCCAGAGTTTAGTGACAAGCTACTTAAGCAATTAGGTTGGTGGAATGATCTAACAGCTGAAGAGAAAAAAGCGGCTGAAGGCAAAAACTGGAAGACTGATGTTTCTGGTGGTATTCAACGTGTTGCTATTAAGCACGGTTGTATTCCTTATGGTAATGGTAAAGCGCGTGCGGTTGTTTGGACATTCCCAGACCGTGTACCGACTCACCGTGAACCACTTTATACTCCTCGTCGTGATCTGGTTGCGAAATACCCAACTTATGATGATAGTGAGTCTATCTTCCGTATGCCAACGCTGTATAAATCAATTCAGCAGGATGACTTCTCGAAAGAGTACCCAATCATTCTTACAACGGGTCGCTTGGTTGAATATGAAGGTGGTGGTGAAGAGAGCCGTTCAAACTCTTGGTTAGCCGAACTACAACAAGAGATGTTTGTTGAAGTCAATCCGAAAGATGCGAATGATATTGGTATTAAAGATGGGGAAATGGTTTGGGTTGAGAGCCCAGAGAAAGCACGTATTCTTGTTAAAGCAATGGTAACTCGTCGAGTCAACTCTGGTTTAGCCTTCTTACCGTTCCACTTCGGTGGGCACTTCCAAGGTAAAGATCTGCGCGCTAAATACCCAGAAGGGACAGACCCGTATGTACTTGGTGAAGCAGCGAATACCGTCACAACTTATGGTTATGACCCGGTAACGCAGATGCAAGAAACCAAAGTAACATTATGTAAAATTTCAAAGGCGTAA
- a CDS encoding DUF3305 domain-containing protein has protein sequence MSNQLDFDKNALIKSESIWSIKFDIVGIESIVGKWASWNWSIENVSLYQPEDKVLFLEQLTHLHQTSTEENRCTTTYCLELELHRDERTDYRFNLSSQHPTLFIPCFEEEELFVPDLVTVSQTNAAQFLDADYQVLSMPMPLPIQAWVEAYIGRHGELLEMGRKKKKGKGRSSGK, from the coding sequence GTGAGTAATCAATTAGATTTTGATAAAAATGCGCTGATAAAAAGTGAGAGCATTTGGTCAATTAAGTTTGATATTGTGGGTATCGAATCAATTGTTGGGAAATGGGCATCTTGGAATTGGTCTATTGAGAATGTTTCTCTTTATCAGCCAGAGGATAAAGTTCTATTTCTTGAGCAACTTACTCATCTTCATCAAACATCCACGGAAGAGAATAGGTGTACAACAACGTATTGTTTAGAGCTTGAACTTCACCGTGATGAACGTACTGATTATCGTTTTAATTTAAGTTCACAACATCCGACTCTTTTTATTCCTTGTTTTGAGGAAGAGGAGTTATTTGTCCCAGACTTGGTGACGGTGTCACAAACTAATGCTGCACAATTTCTTGATGCAGATTATCAAGTATTATCAATGCCAATGCCATTACCAATCCAAGCATGGGTCGAGGCCTATATTGGCCGTCATGGTGAATTGCTTGAAATGGGACGTAAAAAGAAAAAAGGTAAGGGGCGTTCTAGTGGAAAATAA
- a CDS encoding 4Fe-4S dicluster domain-containing protein: MKYDIFDQFTCQNGIARKEAFAKTVEVSNLIPPTVSYDSHGHLVIIGKESEILTVAKQVEGLNSITLLSTEKAELPEQVTENTFSTFYSNNIEVAGYLGNFSVKCMLENAIIGSANLAEVAINRKQFDVIIDLSEKPMIALPVAPIGYYHIAAESEQLADVIESVSGLIGEFDKPKYFQLNSDICAHNSRGVKGCTRCLSVCPAGAISSDDFSINIDPFLCQGVGTCATACPTEAISYALPEALQSQHYLFNLLNNYRASHGQSPSILFFGQEDLEQVNTFLATASTSILPIALEEVGSVGLDTWLTALLYGAEQVTLAKTATVPASIYDILTSEVEIAQSMLSHVNIDTNRIGFVGLDEIQTVEAINWKVSSDKSLGNKRERIFDALDQIAADHLDFETTPEQKVSLLPNDAPYGSVNIETKDCTLCLSCVAVCPTRAIHGFDNQHGLQFVEQDCIQCGLCESACPEKVITLEPRLVWDRQERQEPRVIHKEPAAECLTCGKPFAPASLIDKLQQKLAGHSHFKDDAIKRIAMCEDCRVKDIFQNINDNPESQLEI, translated from the coding sequence ATGAAATACGATATATTTGACCAATTTACATGTCAAAATGGAATCGCTAGAAAAGAAGCTTTCGCCAAAACAGTTGAAGTTTCAAATTTGATCCCACCGACAGTCAGTTACGATAGCCATGGGCATTTGGTTATCATTGGTAAAGAGTCTGAAATACTTACCGTTGCAAAACAAGTTGAAGGCTTAAATTCAATAACTTTATTAAGTACCGAGAAAGCAGAACTGCCTGAACAAGTGACTGAAAACACTTTTTCTACCTTTTACAGTAATAATATTGAAGTTGCTGGTTACCTAGGTAACTTTAGCGTTAAGTGTATGCTGGAAAACGCGATTATCGGCAGTGCAAACCTAGCGGAAGTTGCAATTAATAGAAAACAGTTCGATGTGATAATCGATCTCTCTGAAAAGCCAATGATTGCACTACCTGTTGCTCCAATTGGTTATTACCATATCGCAGCAGAAAGTGAACAGTTAGCGGATGTTATTGAATCTGTTTCTGGATTAATCGGTGAGTTTGATAAGCCAAAATATTTCCAATTAAATAGTGACATTTGTGCTCATAACTCTCGTGGTGTTAAGGGCTGTACACGATGCTTATCGGTTTGTCCTGCGGGTGCAATCAGTTCTGATGATTTCTCAATCAACATTGATCCTTTTTTATGTCAGGGTGTGGGAACTTGCGCAACAGCTTGTCCGACAGAGGCGATCAGTTATGCACTACCCGAAGCATTACAATCTCAGCACTACCTTTTTAATCTATTAAATAATTATCGTGCTAGTCATGGTCAATCACCCTCGATCCTTTTCTTTGGTCAAGAAGATCTTGAACAGGTCAATACGTTTTTAGCGACCGCCTCTACCTCTATTCTGCCTATTGCATTAGAAGAAGTGGGATCTGTAGGTCTTGATACTTGGTTAACGGCACTCCTTTATGGTGCAGAACAAGTCACTTTAGCTAAAACTGCCACTGTTCCTGCTAGTATTTATGACATTTTAACCAGTGAAGTTGAAATTGCACAGTCTATGTTGTCACACGTCAATATCGATACGAATCGTATTGGATTTGTCGGTTTAGATGAAATTCAAACCGTAGAAGCAATTAATTGGAAAGTCAGTAGTGACAAATCATTAGGAAATAAACGTGAACGTATTTTTGATGCTTTAGATCAAATTGCTGCAGACCATTTAGATTTTGAAACGACACCTGAACAGAAGGTATCTCTACTTCCTAATGATGCACCTTATGGCAGTGTCAATATCGAAACTAAAGATTGTACGCTCTGCTTGAGTTGTGTTGCGGTTTGTCCAACAAGAGCCATTCATGGATTTGATAATCAACATGGTTTGCAGTTTGTTGAACAAGATTGTATTCAGTGTGGGCTTTGTGAATCAGCTTGTCCTGAAAAAGTGATTACCCTTGAACCTCGTTTGGTGTGGGATCGCCAAGAGCGTCAAGAGCCAAGAGTGATTCACAAAGAACCCGCTGCTGAATGTTTGACATGTGGTAAGCCTTTTGCTCCAGCCTCTTTAATCGATAAATTACAACAAAAATTAGCCGGGCACAGCCACTTTAAAGATGATGCTATTAAACGTATTGCGATGTGTGAAGATTGTCGTGTTAAGGATATCTTCCAAAATATCAATGACAACCCTGAATCACAGTTGGAGATTTAA
- a CDS encoding DUF3306 domain-containing protein codes for MENNEGSFLSRWSQRKLQPKEQENKDVDENVHAEVNEINDQITTEFNHSDQRLINDSEIELNNNQSLIQNQVINIENDKDNDSQLNSRVENPSELNINNSENEQEIDEEALSRSIENIDESSNVSDFLVAGVSQALKKAALRKVFHQSAYNFRDGLNEYDDDYTTLKKLPADVSERLKNMLKAQTDENERSNNLATEVIDDESELIVNDSESSIMNENNNEDTSVEEHSDVVAQSEEGEFEASSDLDIDLELEARPEKELPTQSPNVMDEKVLQPHQSVDENLAQPEQEDQLAPLQHDDLGDRNNQ; via the coding sequence GTGGAAAATAATGAAGGCTCATTTTTATCTCGTTGGTCGCAACGGAAATTACAACCTAAAGAGCAAGAAAATAAGGATGTAGATGAAAATGTTCACGCTGAAGTCAATGAAATTAATGACCAGATAACGACTGAATTCAATCACTCTGATCAGCGTTTAATTAACGATAGTGAAATTGAATTAAATAATAATCAAAGCTTAATTCAAAACCAAGTCATTAATATCGAGAATGACAAGGATAATGATTCTCAATTAAACTCAAGAGTTGAGAATCCTTCCGAATTAAATATAAATAATTCGGAAAATGAACAAGAAATAGATGAAGAAGCGCTCTCTCGTTCAATCGAAAATATAGATGAATCATCAAATGTCAGTGATTTTCTCGTTGCAGGAGTCAGTCAGGCATTAAAAAAAGCCGCATTGAGAAAAGTATTCCATCAATCTGCTTATAACTTTAGAGACGGATTAAATGAGTATGATGATGATTACACGACATTAAAAAAATTACCGGCGGATGTTTCTGAGCGACTTAAAAATATGCTTAAGGCGCAAACTGATGAGAATGAACGCTCAAATAATCTGGCTACAGAAGTTATCGATGATGAATCAGAATTAATCGTTAATGACTCTGAGAGCAGCATCATGAATGAAAACAATAATGAAGATACTAGCGTAGAAGAACATAGCGATGTTGTTGCTCAATCAGAAGAGGGGGAATTTGAGGCCAGTTCTGATCTTGACATTGATTTAGAACTTGAAGCGCGACCAGAAAAAGAATTACCCACGCAAAGTCCAAATGTGATGGATGAAAAAGTATTACAACCTCATCAATCTGTAGATGAAAATTTAGCGCAGCCTGAACAAGAAGATCAACTTGCTCCGCTGCAACATGATGATTTAGGTGATAGGAATAATCAATAA
- a CDS encoding molecular chaperone: MEKSNPIQFETAQLTEEQLMRIDIYGLLATLLRSAPSQELLEWLQQIEVPAVNDLPPTQDGNIEMAWSQLKEASAKVSTAQIEEEYQDLFIGIGRGEVLPFLSWYLSGTLMEKPLVQLRQNLKEFGFSRQNNVFEPEDHMAALLEVMAMLIQTNDTEKQCHFFEQHILPWYQKFSFDVKQAKSSYYYTHVAELLTQFLHLEKGLLLPLKVDVKVVQQ, encoded by the coding sequence ATGGAAAAGAGTAATCCAATCCAATTTGAAACGGCTCAACTAACCGAAGAGCAGTTAATGCGAATTGATATTTATGGCTTATTAGCTACGCTACTTCGTTCGGCGCCATCTCAAGAATTACTAGAGTGGTTACAACAAATAGAAGTGCCTGCTGTTAATGATCTACCACCAACTCAAGATGGCAATATTGAAATGGCATGGTCTCAGCTTAAAGAGGCGAGTGCGAAAGTTTCTACTGCACAAATTGAAGAAGAGTATCAGGATCTCTTTATCGGGATAGGTCGAGGTGAAGTATTACCATTCCTTTCTTGGTATTTATCAGGCACTTTGATGGAGAAACCATTGGTGCAATTACGACAAAATTTAAAAGAATTCGGGTTCAGTAGACAAAATAATGTATTTGAACCAGAAGATCATATGGCTGCTCTGTTAGAGGTTATGGCTATGTTAATTCAGACAAATGATACTGAGAAACAGTGCCATTTCTTTGAGCAACATATTCTACCTTGGTATCAAAAGTTTAGTTTTGATGTCAAACAGGCAAAAAGCAGCTATTATTATACCCATGTTGCGGAATTGTTAACCCAATTCTTGCATTTAGAAAAAGGTTTGTTGTTACCACTTAAAGTAGATGTCAAAGTAGTTCAACAATAA
- the fdh3B gene encoding formate dehydrogenase FDH3 subunit beta translates to MARMKFMCDTKRCIECNGCVTACKNENDDALEWGIQRRRVVTLNDGEKGETSISVACMHCSDAPCMAVCPADCFVETDEGIIHHDKDLCIGCGYCLFACPFGAPQFPQQGAFAERGKMDKCTFCAGGPNVEPGSEEERKKYGANRLAEGKLPMCAELCSTKALLAGDAGVVSDIFRKRIVERGAKGAGWSDGADIAYDATQG, encoded by the coding sequence ATGGCTAGAATGAAATTTATGTGTGATACAAAACGTTGTATCGAGTGTAATGGCTGTGTTACGGCCTGTAAAAATGAAAATGATGATGCGTTAGAGTGGGGCATTCAACGTCGTCGTGTTGTAACTTTAAACGATGGTGAAAAGGGTGAAACGTCAATTTCAGTGGCCTGTATGCACTGTTCTGATGCACCTTGTATGGCGGTATGTCCGGCAGACTGTTTTGTAGAAACTGATGAAGGTATTATCCATCACGATAAAGACCTATGTATCGGGTGTGGTTACTGTCTGTTTGCTTGTCCGTTTGGTGCGCCTCAGTTCCCTCAACAGGGTGCTTTTGCTGAGCGTGGTAAGATGGATAAATGTACTTTCTGTGCAGGTGGTCCAAATGTTGAACCTGGTTCTGAGGAAGAGCGTAAGAAGTACGGTGCTAACCGCCTAGCGGAAGGTAAACTACCAATGTGTGCTGAGTTATGTTCAACCAAAGCACTATTAGCTGGCGATGCAGGTGTTGTTTCAGACATTTTCCGTAAGCGTATTGTTGAACGCGGTGCTAAAGGTGCTGGTTGGTCTGACGGTGCCGATATCGCCTATGACGCAACGCAAGGATAA
- a CDS encoding twin-arginine translocation signal domain-containing protein, whose protein sequence is MSEDNKSKVSRRKFLTGMGVATVAGGAALVSTSVSAKAVSGAEVTPAKKEVKTGYSETQHIRDYYNTL, encoded by the coding sequence ATGAGTGAAGATAATAAAAGTAAAGTTAGTCGTCGCAAGTTCTTAACTGGAATGGGCGTGGCTACCGTTGCAGGTGGAGCAGCATTAGTTTCAACTTCTGTTTCGGCAAAAGCGGTATCAGGTGCCGAAGTGACACCCGCAAAGAAAGAAGTAAAAACAGGATATAGCGAAACACAGCATATCCGCGATTACTACAACACGTTATAA